The following proteins are encoded in a genomic region of Primulina huaijiensis isolate GDHJ02 chromosome 3, ASM1229523v2, whole genome shotgun sequence:
- the LOC140972286 gene encoding probable membrane-associated kinase regulator 4 yields MESVQDHEYINIEVDPLATILCHSNKEFEFQSLASSSETNRAAICSADQLFYMGKLLPLHLPPRLQMLDKIFQTSSKSSYEFENESFSTPLFSASNTSTANSPFESCNVSPVESCQVSGELNRNEYFLEYSTSFKEKKYSWAKRLKLIKQSSSIGSKLKRAFLKSLFTKSGCSYESSAAAADTKKSLPKTRDSEKGTTKNVAPPFGQIQAVKCSNKKMMPSLSNKENNVTEDCQAGHRRSFSGAFKRLSKSASSMSDYSRSAGVKNSCGPNLELENSIQAAIAHCKRSQNQPPSKSIAGEQILCPMPASSQIVFDDQERTGRCRG; encoded by the coding sequence ATGGAGTCAGTACAAGATCATGAATACATTAACATAGAAGTTGATCCATTAGCCACCATATTGTGCCACTCCAACAAAGAATTTGAGTTCCAAAGTTTAGCCAGTTCCTCGGAGACGAATCGCGCCGCTATCTGTTCAGCTGATCAGCTCTTCTACATGGGAAAACTCCTCCCTCTTCATCTCCCACCTCGCCTCCAGATGCTTGACAAAATCTTCCAAACGTCTTCTAAGTCGAGCTACGAATTCGAAAATGAATCCTTTAGTACTCCATTGTTCTCTGCATCCAACACTTCCACAGCCAACTCGCCATTCGAATCCTGCAACGTCTCGCCTGTGGAGTCTTGCCAAGTTAGCGGAGAGCTGAACCGGAATGAGTATTTCCTTGAATACTCAACATCGTTCAAGGAGAAGAAGTATTCTTGGGCCAAACGGTTGAAGCTGATCAAACAGTCGTCGAGTATCGGTTCGAAGCTCAAACGGGCTTTTCTTAAATCTCTGTTTACCAAATCCGGTTGCTCCTACGAATCTTCTGCTGCTGCTGCGGATACGAAGAAATCACTTCCAAAGACCAGAGATAGTGAGAAAGGTACCACCAAGAACGTAGCGCCACCGTTCGGGCAAATCCAGGCGGTTAAATGCAGTAACAAAAAGATGATGCCATCTTTAAGTAACAAAGAGAACAATGTAACAGAAGATTGTCAAGCAGGTCACAGGAGATCGTTCTCCGGGGCCTTCAAAAGGCTATCGAAGTCGGCTAGTTCCATGTCTGATTATTCCAGGTCCGCTGGTGTCAAGAACAGCTGCGGCCCAAACTTGGAGCTCGAGAACTCGATCCAGGCCGCGATTGCTCATTGTAAACGATCTCAAAACCAGCCTCCTTCTAAAAGTATTGCTGGTGAACAGATACTTTGTCCGATGCCAGCTTCTTCCCAAATCGTTTTCGATGACCAGGAAAGAACTGGACGTTGCAGGGGTTGA
- the LOC140973947 gene encoding uncharacterized protein isoform X2, producing the protein MSRGSCQAQNYFSKDFEWDQFKEEVESDPSLRFHLLPYSSEDTASQNHDSEAWEKFHSRHSTGKFFKERRYLLKEFPELASCKDDSKVLEVGCGNGSTVLPILCGQDSITVYACDCSNEALERAKDVIGDTNSISNKSRFCPFQCDFSTFGFPSWLACESCSRSFSQTCASSSNKINGLNSFNFGENKCCIGGVDFITLVFTLSALPFHGMPKAIAHCFSVLKPGGLILFRDYGLYDMTMLRFKPEQRVGYREYLRSDGTRSYFFCLDAVRNLTSAAGFIVVELEYCCVKSVNRRNGKVMKRVWVHGKFQKPKWC; encoded by the exons ATGAGCAGAGGTAGTTGCCAAGCCCAGAATTACTTCTCCAAAGATTTCGAGTGGGATCAATTCAAAGAAGAAGTCGAAAGCGATCCATCCCTTCGATTCCACTTGCTCCCTTACTCTTCGGAAGACACAGCTAGTCAAAACCATGATTCCGAAGCTTGGGAAAAGTTTCATTCTCGTCACTCCACTGGCAAGTTCTTCAAG GAGAGGCGATACTTGTTGAAAGAATTTCCAGAGTTAGCATCTTGCAAGGATGATTCAAAGGTTTTGGAAGTGGGTTGTGGTAATGGAAGTACAGTGTTACCGATACTGTG TGGACAGGATAGCATCACTGTATATGCCTGTGATTGCAGTAATGAAGCTCTTGAGAGGGCTAAAGATGTAATTGGTGACACTAACTCAATCTCTAATAAGAGTCGTTTCTGTCCGTTCCAATGCGATTTTTCAACATTTGGATTTCCATCGTGGTTGGCCTGCGAAAGTTGCTCAAGAAGTTTCTCGCAGACAT GTGCAAGCAGCAGTAATAAGATAAATGGCCTCAATTCATTCAACTTTGGCGAAAATAAATGTTGCATTGGAGGAGTGGATTTCATTACTCTG GTATTTACTTTATCCGCTTTACCATTTCACGGGATGCCTAAGGCCATTGCTCATTGCTTTTCTGTTCTAAAGCCGGGGGGCCTGATTTTGTTCAGGGATTATG GTCTTTATGATATGACTATGCTTCGATTTAAACCTGAACAAAGAGTTGGTTATAGAGAGTACTTGCGATCAGATGGAACACGCTCTTATTTCTTCTGCTTGGATGCTGTGAGAAACTTAACTTCAGCTGCCGGCTTCATCGTG GTAGAACTTGAATACTGCTGTGTGAAGTCGGTGAACCGCAGGAATGGGAAGGTCATGAAACGAGTGTGGGTTCATGGGAAGTTTCAAAAGCCTAAGTGGTGTTGA
- the LOC140973947 gene encoding uncharacterized protein isoform X1, protein MSRGSCQAQNYFSKDFEWDQFKEEVESDPSLRFHLLPYSSEDTASQNHDSEAWEKFHSRHSTGKFFKERRYLLKEFPELASCKDDSKVLEVGCGNGSTVLPILCGQDSITVYACDCSNEALERAKDVIGDTNSISNKSRFCPFQCDFSTFGFPSWLACESCSRSFSQTCNFGFPGASSSNKINGLNSFNFGENKCCIGGVDFITLVFTLSALPFHGMPKAIAHCFSVLKPGGLILFRDYGLYDMTMLRFKPEQRVGYREYLRSDGTRSYFFCLDAVRNLTSAAGFIVVELEYCCVKSVNRRNGKVMKRVWVHGKFQKPKWC, encoded by the exons ATGAGCAGAGGTAGTTGCCAAGCCCAGAATTACTTCTCCAAAGATTTCGAGTGGGATCAATTCAAAGAAGAAGTCGAAAGCGATCCATCCCTTCGATTCCACTTGCTCCCTTACTCTTCGGAAGACACAGCTAGTCAAAACCATGATTCCGAAGCTTGGGAAAAGTTTCATTCTCGTCACTCCACTGGCAAGTTCTTCAAG GAGAGGCGATACTTGTTGAAAGAATTTCCAGAGTTAGCATCTTGCAAGGATGATTCAAAGGTTTTGGAAGTGGGTTGTGGTAATGGAAGTACAGTGTTACCGATACTGTG TGGACAGGATAGCATCACTGTATATGCCTGTGATTGCAGTAATGAAGCTCTTGAGAGGGCTAAAGATGTAATTGGTGACACTAACTCAATCTCTAATAAGAGTCGTTTCTGTCCGTTCCAATGCGATTTTTCAACATTTGGATTTCCATCGTGGTTGGCCTGCGAAAGTTGCTCAAGAAGTTTCTCGCAGACATGTAATTTTGGATTTCCAG GTGCAAGCAGCAGTAATAAGATAAATGGCCTCAATTCATTCAACTTTGGCGAAAATAAATGTTGCATTGGAGGAGTGGATTTCATTACTCTG GTATTTACTTTATCCGCTTTACCATTTCACGGGATGCCTAAGGCCATTGCTCATTGCTTTTCTGTTCTAAAGCCGGGGGGCCTGATTTTGTTCAGGGATTATG GTCTTTATGATATGACTATGCTTCGATTTAAACCTGAACAAAGAGTTGGTTATAGAGAGTACTTGCGATCAGATGGAACACGCTCTTATTTCTTCTGCTTGGATGCTGTGAGAAACTTAACTTCAGCTGCCGGCTTCATCGTG GTAGAACTTGAATACTGCTGTGTGAAGTCGGTGAACCGCAGGAATGGGAAGGTCATGAAACGAGTGTGGGTTCATGGGAAGTTTCAAAAGCCTAAGTGGTGTTGA
- the LOC140973947 gene encoding uncharacterized protein isoform X4, translating to MIPKLGKSFILVTPLASSSSDWMQERRYLLKEFPELASCKDDSKVLEVGCGNGSTVLPILCGQDSITVYACDCSNEALERAKDVIGDTNSISNKSRFCPFQCDFSTFGFPSWLACESCSRSFSQTCNFGFPGASSSNKINGLNSFNFGENKCCIGGVDFITLVFTLSALPFHGMPKAIAHCFSVLKPGGLILFRDYGLYDMTMLRFKPEQRVGYREYLRSDGTRSYFFCLDAVRNLTSAAGFIVVELEYCCVKSVNRRNGKVMKRVWVHGKFQKPKWC from the exons ATGATTCCGAAGCTTGGGAAAAGTTTCATTCTCGTCACTCCACTGGCAAGTTCTTCAAG TGATTGGATGCAGGAGAGGCGATACTTGTTGAAAGAATTTCCAGAGTTAGCATCTTGCAAGGATGATTCAAAGGTTTTGGAAGTGGGTTGTGGTAATGGAAGTACAGTGTTACCGATACTGTG TGGACAGGATAGCATCACTGTATATGCCTGTGATTGCAGTAATGAAGCTCTTGAGAGGGCTAAAGATGTAATTGGTGACACTAACTCAATCTCTAATAAGAGTCGTTTCTGTCCGTTCCAATGCGATTTTTCAACATTTGGATTTCCATCGTGGTTGGCCTGCGAAAGTTGCTCAAGAAGTTTCTCGCAGACATGTAATTTTGGATTTCCAG GTGCAAGCAGCAGTAATAAGATAAATGGCCTCAATTCATTCAACTTTGGCGAAAATAAATGTTGCATTGGAGGAGTGGATTTCATTACTCTG GTATTTACTTTATCCGCTTTACCATTTCACGGGATGCCTAAGGCCATTGCTCATTGCTTTTCTGTTCTAAAGCCGGGGGGCCTGATTTTGTTCAGGGATTATG GTCTTTATGATATGACTATGCTTCGATTTAAACCTGAACAAAGAGTTGGTTATAGAGAGTACTTGCGATCAGATGGAACACGCTCTTATTTCTTCTGCTTGGATGCTGTGAGAAACTTAACTTCAGCTGCCGGCTTCATCGTG GTAGAACTTGAATACTGCTGTGTGAAGTCGGTGAACCGCAGGAATGGGAAGGTCATGAAACGAGTGTGGGTTCATGGGAAGTTTCAAAAGCCTAAGTGGTGTTGA
- the LOC140973947 gene encoding uncharacterized protein isoform X3, whose amino-acid sequence MSRGSCQAQNYFSKDFEWDQFKEEVESDPSLRFHLLPYSSEDTASQNHDSEAWEKFHSRHSTGKFFKERRYLLKEFPELASCKDDSKVLEVGCGNGSTVLPILCGQDSITVYACDCSNEALERAKDVIGDTNSISNKSRFCPFQCDFSTFGFPSWLACESCSRSFSQTCNFGFPGASSSNKINGLNSFNFGENKCCIGGVDFITLVFTLSALPFHGMPKAIAHCFSVLKPGGLILFRDYGLYDMTMLRFKPEQRVGYREYLRSDGTRSYFFCLDAVRNLTSAAGFIVNLNTAV is encoded by the exons ATGAGCAGAGGTAGTTGCCAAGCCCAGAATTACTTCTCCAAAGATTTCGAGTGGGATCAATTCAAAGAAGAAGTCGAAAGCGATCCATCCCTTCGATTCCACTTGCTCCCTTACTCTTCGGAAGACACAGCTAGTCAAAACCATGATTCCGAAGCTTGGGAAAAGTTTCATTCTCGTCACTCCACTGGCAAGTTCTTCAAG GAGAGGCGATACTTGTTGAAAGAATTTCCAGAGTTAGCATCTTGCAAGGATGATTCAAAGGTTTTGGAAGTGGGTTGTGGTAATGGAAGTACAGTGTTACCGATACTGTG TGGACAGGATAGCATCACTGTATATGCCTGTGATTGCAGTAATGAAGCTCTTGAGAGGGCTAAAGATGTAATTGGTGACACTAACTCAATCTCTAATAAGAGTCGTTTCTGTCCGTTCCAATGCGATTTTTCAACATTTGGATTTCCATCGTGGTTGGCCTGCGAAAGTTGCTCAAGAAGTTTCTCGCAGACATGTAATTTTGGATTTCCAG GTGCAAGCAGCAGTAATAAGATAAATGGCCTCAATTCATTCAACTTTGGCGAAAATAAATGTTGCATTGGAGGAGTGGATTTCATTACTCTG GTATTTACTTTATCCGCTTTACCATTTCACGGGATGCCTAAGGCCATTGCTCATTGCTTTTCTGTTCTAAAGCCGGGGGGCCTGATTTTGTTCAGGGATTATG GTCTTTATGATATGACTATGCTTCGATTTAAACCTGAACAAAGAGTTGGTTATAGAGAGTACTTGCGATCAGATGGAACACGCTCTTATTTCTTCTGCTTGGATGCTGTGAGAAACTTAACTTCAGCTGCCGGCTTCATCGTG AACTTGAATACTGCTGTGTGA
- the LOC140973949 gene encoding SWR1 complex subunit 2 isoform X1, producing MLLFVSVKIERNLCDKRFLYIFSVRVLKILFNVVKSMDLQQHVFLDPASRGTRGKRMTKLLDDELEEDEVFWNQDALKEEENDVEYEEEAEVADVYDSDFDDDEPEADEEVENEPDERTRTKKKLIFPGKPPLKKKKNKVLSKIEKVPEDEKISEQSTPDEHHEVPDDAEMEKIVRKSTRTSVIIRQAERDAIRAALQSTTKPIKKKKEGEEKRMTQEEMLLEAAQTEIMNLRNLERVLAREEEVKKRAIVHKQVYSGPKIQYLSKDGSSYLNFTGGSSFRSEISTTPIPYPEKAFCVITGLPAIYRDPKTQLPYATKEAFKIIHERFAGERSCSKDRGALVGLLSDATFERKRKRSIIPHHRDMSSFPHPSRFRRIPALEIQDSD from the exons ATGTTACTTTTTGTTTCAGTCAAGATAGAGAGAAATTTGTGTGACAAACGTTTTCTGTACATTTTTTCGGTTAGAGTGTTGAAGATTTTATTTAACGTGGTGAAGTCGATGGATCTGCAACAGCATGTTTTCCTCGATCCTGCCTCTCGGGGAACCAGAGGCAAACG GATGACGAAGTTGCTTGATGATGAACTTGAAGAGGACGAAGTCTTCTGGAATCAAGACGCTCTCAAAGAG GAAGAGAATGATGTCGAATATGAGGAAGAAGCGGAGGTTGCTGATGTTTATGATAGTGATTTTGATGACGAT GAGCCTGAGGCAGATGAAGAAGTGGAAAATGAACCAGATGAGAG GACAAGGACAAAAAAGAAATTGATATTTCCAGGAAAGCCACccctgaagaagaagaaaaacaagGTGCTGTCCAAGATAGAAAAGGTACCTGAAGATGAGAAAATTTCAGAGCAGTCCACTCCTGATGAACATCATGAAGTTCCTGATGATGCTGAGATGGAGAAAATAGTTAGAAAATCAACCAGAACTTCTGTCATTATCAGGCAAGCCGAGAGGGATGCAATACGTGCAGCATTGCAATCTACTACGAAG ccaattaaaaagaaaaaggaaggcGAGGAGAAAAGGATGACCCAAGAAGAGATGCTTCTGGAAGCAGCTCAAACAG aAATTATGAATTTGAGAAACTTGGAGAGGGTGTTAGCAAGAGAAGAAGAAGTGAAGAAAAGAGCTATTGTGCATAAACAAGTTTATAGTGGTCCCAAGATACAGTATCTTTCTAAAGATG GTTCTTCATATCTAAATTTCACGGGTGGCTCATCATTTCGGTCAGAGATTTCGACCACTCCTATTCCAT ATCCAGAGAAGGCATTTTGTGTCATTACTGGGCTGCCGGCGAT TTACCGTGATCCGAAGACTCAATTACCTTATGCCACTAAAGAAGCATTCAAGATCATCCATGAACG GTTTGCAGGAGAGAGGAGCTGCAGTAAGGACCGTGGGGCATTGGTGGGACTACTGTCCGATGCAACTTTTGAACGGAAGAGAAAGAGATCAATCATTCCTCACCACAGGGACATGTCTTCCTTTCCTCATCCTTCTCGTTTCCGAAGAATTCCTGCACTTGAAATTCAAGACTCGGACTAA
- the LOC140973949 gene encoding SWR1 complex subunit 2 isoform X2: MDLQQHVFLDPASRGTRGKRMTKLLDDELEEDEVFWNQDALKEEENDVEYEEEAEVADVYDSDFDDDEPEADEEVENEPDERTRTKKKLIFPGKPPLKKKKNKVLSKIEKVPEDEKISEQSTPDEHHEVPDDAEMEKIVRKSTRTSVIIRQAERDAIRAALQSTTKPIKKKKEGEEKRMTQEEMLLEAAQTEIMNLRNLERVLAREEEVKKRAIVHKQVYSGPKIQYLSKDGSSYLNFTGGSSFRSEISTTPIPYPEKAFCVITGLPAIYRDPKTQLPYATKEAFKIIHERFAGERSCSKDRGALVGLLSDATFERKRKRSIIPHHRDMSSFPHPSRFRRIPALEIQDSD, encoded by the exons ATGGATCTGCAACAGCATGTTTTCCTCGATCCTGCCTCTCGGGGAACCAGAGGCAAACG GATGACGAAGTTGCTTGATGATGAACTTGAAGAGGACGAAGTCTTCTGGAATCAAGACGCTCTCAAAGAG GAAGAGAATGATGTCGAATATGAGGAAGAAGCGGAGGTTGCTGATGTTTATGATAGTGATTTTGATGACGAT GAGCCTGAGGCAGATGAAGAAGTGGAAAATGAACCAGATGAGAG GACAAGGACAAAAAAGAAATTGATATTTCCAGGAAAGCCACccctgaagaagaagaaaaacaagGTGCTGTCCAAGATAGAAAAGGTACCTGAAGATGAGAAAATTTCAGAGCAGTCCACTCCTGATGAACATCATGAAGTTCCTGATGATGCTGAGATGGAGAAAATAGTTAGAAAATCAACCAGAACTTCTGTCATTATCAGGCAAGCCGAGAGGGATGCAATACGTGCAGCATTGCAATCTACTACGAAG ccaattaaaaagaaaaaggaaggcGAGGAGAAAAGGATGACCCAAGAAGAGATGCTTCTGGAAGCAGCTCAAACAG aAATTATGAATTTGAGAAACTTGGAGAGGGTGTTAGCAAGAGAAGAAGAAGTGAAGAAAAGAGCTATTGTGCATAAACAAGTTTATAGTGGTCCCAAGATACAGTATCTTTCTAAAGATG GTTCTTCATATCTAAATTTCACGGGTGGCTCATCATTTCGGTCAGAGATTTCGACCACTCCTATTCCAT ATCCAGAGAAGGCATTTTGTGTCATTACTGGGCTGCCGGCGAT TTACCGTGATCCGAAGACTCAATTACCTTATGCCACTAAAGAAGCATTCAAGATCATCCATGAACG GTTTGCAGGAGAGAGGAGCTGCAGTAAGGACCGTGGGGCATTGGTGGGACTACTGTCCGATGCAACTTTTGAACGGAAGAGAAAGAGATCAATCATTCCTCACCACAGGGACATGTCTTCCTTTCCTCATCCTTCTCGTTTCCGAAGAATTCCTGCACTTGAAATTCAAGACTCGGACTAA